CAAGGACGTCAAGACCGACGTGGAGAAGGGGAGGAGCCTCTCCGAGGCGATGCAGCGTCACCCGAAAGCGTTCAACCGACTCTATGTCGCGATGGTCCGTGCCGGAGAGATCGGAGGCGTTCTCGATACGACGCTGCTCCGGCTGGCCGATTCGCTCGAACGTCAGGTGGAAATGCGGGGGAAGATCAAGTCGGCGATGACCTACCCGGTAGCCGTGCTCGGCCTCGTCGTGCTCATCCTGACGGCGATGCTGATCTTTGTCGTCCCCATGTTCGAGAGCATGTACGCAGAGCTCGGCGGCACGCTTCCCTTGCCGACCCGGATCCTGCTTGCCATGTCGGGATTCGCCGCGTCGAACTGGTACATCATCCTGGGAGCCACGTTCGCCGCCGCCTATGCGTTTCGACGCTGGGTGAGTTCGGAACGGGGCCGATTCATCTTCGACCAGATCAAGCTGCGATTGCCGGTCTTCGGTGAGCTCACGCGCAAGAGTTCGATCGCCCGGTTCTCGGAGACACTGGCGTCTCTGACGAGAACGGCGGTCCCGATCCTGCAGGCGATGGACATCGTGGCCGACACCGCCGGCAACGCGGTCATCGCGAAGGCCGTCCGGGACGTACAAGCCTCCGTGAAAGAAGGCGAGTCCCTCGCAGGACCGCTGTCGGAGCATCCGATCTTCCCGCCCATGGTCGTGCAGATGCTGGCGGTCGGTGAAGAAACCGGGGCGCTGGACACGATGCTCGACAAGCTCGGAGAGTTCTACAACGCGGAGGTCAACGCGACCGTCGACAGCCTGACGTCGTTGCTCGAACCGCTGCTGATGGTCGTGCTCGGCGGGTCCGTCGGGACGATGATCATCGCCCTGTACATGCCGATGTTCAACCTCATCAACCTGGTCCAATAGCCTGCGCGGACGGTGAGGAACCCCCGCTTGCGGCTTCGCCGGTCCTCTTTCGGGTTCGTCGTTCCCCCCTGC
The sequence above is a segment of the Actinomycetota bacterium genome. Coding sequences within it:
- a CDS encoding type II secretion system F family protein; its protein translation is MVATFTYHVRDEQGHLHTGELEAGSSGAAAKALRDRGYTPLSVEEKKQSALQKEITIPGLSGRIKAKEVAIFSRQFATMINAGLSLLRSLDILAEQTPNKAFAQAIKDVKTDVEKGRSLSEAMQRHPKAFNRLYVAMVRAGEIGGVLDTTLLRLADSLERQVEMRGKIKSAMTYPVAVLGLVVLILTAMLIFVVPMFESMYAELGGTLPLPTRILLAMSGFAASNWYIILGATFAAAYAFRRWVSSERGRFIFDQIKLRLPVFGELTRKSSIARFSETLASLTRTAVPILQAMDIVADTAGNAVIAKAVRDVQASVKEGESLAGPLSEHPIFPPMVVQMLAVGEETGALDTMLDKLGEFYNAEVNATVDSLTSLLEPLLMVVLGGSVGTMIIALYMPMFNLINLVQ